From a single Oreochromis niloticus isolate F11D_XX linkage group LG3, O_niloticus_UMD_NMBU, whole genome shotgun sequence genomic region:
- the phka1a gene encoding phosphorylase b kinase regulatory subunit alpha, skeletal muscle isoform isoform X17, with the protein MRSRSNSGVKLDNYARIVQQTILRHQDPVTGLLPGSPDHPDAWVRDNVYSIVSVWALSLAYRKNADRDEDKAKAYELEQSVVKLMRGVLQCIMRQLDKVEKFKYSRSTSDSLHAKYNTKTCATVVGDDQWGHLQVDATSLFLLFLAQMTASGLHIIYTQDEVDVVQNLMFYIEAAYKVADYGMWERGDKTNQGITELNASSIGMAKAALEALDELNLFGAKGGPGSLVHALADDIQHCQSILTSMLPRASISKEVDAGVLAIISYPAFAVEDISIVNATKEEIISKLQGRYGCCRFLRDGHRTPKEDPNRLYYESAELKLFENIECEWPLFWTYLILDGIFINSPEQVQEYQEALEGILIKQKDGIRLLPELYSVPADKVEEEYMNPHTVERIPMGKLPLRWGQSLYILGNLLAEGFLAPGEIDPLNRRFSTIPKPDVVVQVSILAETEEIKELLFKQGIEVETVADIHPIHVQPSRVLSHIYARLGRNPRLGLTGRPYRRIGVLGTSKFYIIRNTMFTFTPQFIDHQQFYLALDNKMIVEMLRTEIAYLSCRWRMTGRPTVTFPVSQTMLTEDHSNLDPAVLATLKKLQDGYYGGARIQTGKLSEFLTTSCCAHLSFLDGKASGSMGRHDEEYDGDDDERYGDGYVHELHYDAEDDDLAQYLDHLLAHSAPKKPKRPMGGLSRFKAAATKTKEMVTLMNKAQDLNIQNVNMYLPSKLFRSPQPMLNLNLPDSPASPDAQGPEAGVTTQSGIPRDASGAIDYNALAQLLKDTQSLQDQADILYILYKDKGMDWDTGVHGKGSTVRSLLTDLYEKAGELKHWGLIRMISGMLRKKVEELDSACSDLLAHQKHLTIGLPPEPREKTITAPIPPDQLANLIDEASENNISVAILTQEIVVYLAMSIRTQPSLFSEMFRLRIGLIIQVMATELAQSLGCSGEEATETLMSLSPSELKNLLHHILSGKEFGVERSVREMDAGISPAISIHHLGNVGATKSERAGISKLKSDMKMLEQRLSLTDPSKVDRRLSMMDTLKRFRLPSMESFDIPDKIPVVKDTRHGQWLRRRRLDGALNRVPVGFYQKVWKILQKCHGLSIEGFVLPSSTTREMTPGEIKFSVHVETVLNRVPQPEYRQLLVEAILVLTMLADVDIQSIGSIIHVEKIVHLANDMFDKDQRDLGAEEHILEREPSTGICRLLYDSAPSGRFGSMTYLTKAVAVYVQDFLPSGSCAVQ; encoded by the exons ATGAGAAGTCGGAGCAACTCGGGCGTTAAATTGGACAACTATGCCCGGATAGTGCAGCAGACTATCCTGCGGCACCAA GATCCGGTCACAGGCCTTCTCCCGGGAAGCCCAGATCATCCTGACGCCTGGGTCCGTGACAATGTTTACAGCATCGTGTCCGTGTGGGCGCTCAGTCTGGCCTACAGGAAGAACGCCGACCGGGACGAAGACAAAGCGAAGGCCTACGAGCTGGAGCAG AGTGTGGTGAAGCTAATGAGAGGCGTCCTGCAGTGCATAATGAGGCAG CTGGATAAGGTGGAGAAGTTTAAATACAGCCGGAGTACCTCAGACTCGCTCCACGCAAAGTACAACACCAAGACCTGCGCGACGGTGGTCGGGGACGATCAGTGGGGTCACCTGCAGGTCGACGCCACCTCGCTCTTCCTGCTGTTCCTCGCTCAGATGACTGCGTCCG GTCTTCATATCATCTACACCCAGGACGAAGTGGACGTAGTTCAGAATCTCATGTTCTACATTGAGGCGGCTTACAAAGTGGCC GATTATGGGATGTGGGAAAGAGGAGACAAAACCAACCAGGGCATCACCGAGCTGAACGCCAGCTCTATCGGCATGGCCAAG GCAGCTCTGGAGGCGCTGGATGAACTCAACCTGTTTGGAGCAAAGGGAGGACCGGGCTCTTTGGTCCACGCTCTGGCTGATGACATACAGCACTGCCAG TCCATCCTGACATCCATGTTACCCAGAGCGTCCATCTCTAAAGAAGTGGATGCCGGAGTGCTGGCCATCATCTCGTACCCCGCCTTTGCCGTTGAGGACATAAGTATAGTCAACGCGACCAAGGAGGAGATCATCTCCAAACTGCAG GGTCGATACGGCTGCTGCAGGTTTCTCAGAGATGGACACAGAACCCCCAAAGAG GATCCAAACAGACTGTATTACGAGTCCGCAGAGCTGAAGCTGTTTGAGAACATCGAGTGCGAGTGGCCTCTGTTCTGGACCTACCTCATACTGGATGGCATCTTTATCAACAGCCCTGAACAG GTGCAGGAGTACCAGGAGGCTCTGGAGGGAATCCTGATCAAACAGAAGGACGGGATACGACTGCTGCCGGAGCTCTACAGCGTCCCCGCAGACAAG GTGGAGGAGGAGTACATGAACCCTCACACCGTGGAGAGGATCCCGATGGGAAAATTACCCCTGAGGTGGGGACAGAGTCTGTACATCCTGGGAAACCTGTTAGCTGAG ggttttctggCGCCTGGAGAAATTGACCCTCTTAACCGGCGTTTCTCCACCATCCCCAAGCCTGACGTGGTCGTACAGG TGTCGATTCTGGCCGAGACGGAGGAGATCAAAGAGCTGCTGTTTAAGCAAGGGATAGAGGTGGAGACCGTGGCGGACATCCACCCCATCCATGTGCAGCCCTCCAGAGTCCTCAGCCATATCTACGCCAGACTCG gtCGTAACCCGAGGCTGGGTCTGACAGGACGCCCCTACAGGAGGATAGGAGTGCTGGGAACCTCCAAGTTCTACATCATCAGGAACACCAtgttcacattcacacctcAG TTCATTGACCATCAGCAGTTCTATTTGGCTCTGGATAATAAAATGATCGTGGAGATGCTGAGGACAGAAATCGCCTACCTCTCATGCAGATGGAGGATGACAGGAAGACCGACGGTCACTTTTCCCGTTTCACAGACGATGCTGA CTGAAGATCATTCAAACCTGGACCCTGCAGTTCTGGCAACACTCAAGAAATTACAGGATGGGTATTACGGAGGAGCAAG GATCCAGACGGGGAAGCTGTCGGAGTTCCTGACCACTTCTTGCTGTGCTCACCTCAGCTTCCTGGACGGTAAGGCTTCTGGCAGCATGGGTCGCCACGACGAAGAgtatgatggtgatgatgatgagcgTTACGGCGATGGATACGTGCATGAGTTGCATTATGATGCTG AGGATGACGACCTCGCGCAGTACCTTGACCACCTGTTGGCCCACTCTGCCCCCAAGAAGCCCAAGCGTCCAATGGGAGGTCTCAGCAGGTTCAAGGCTGCGGCCACCAAAACCAAAGAGATGGTGACTCTGATGAACAAAGCTCAGGACCTCAACATACAAA atGTCAACATGTACCTGCCGAGCAAATTGTTTCGTTCTCCTCAGCCAATGCTCAACCTGAATCTTCCAGACTCCCCTGCATCACCAGACGCCCAG GGTCCTGAGGCGGGGGTCACAACGCAGAGCGGCATTCCCAGAGACGCCAGCGGAGCCATCGACTACAACGCTTTGGCCCAGCTGCTGAAAGACACGCAGTCTCTGCAGGACCAGGCCGATATACTTTACATCCTCTACAAAGACAA GGGTATGGACTGGGACACGGGCGTGCACGGTAAAGGCTCCACTGTGAGGTCTCTGCTGACCGATCTTTATGAGAAGGCAGGTGAACTGAAACACTGGGGTCTCATCAGGATGATCTCCGGCATGCTGAGGAAGAAGGTGGAGGAGCTCGACTCG GCCTGCTCTGATTTGCTGGCCCACCAGAAGCACCTGACGATCGGACTCCCTCCTGAGCCGAGAGAGAAAACCATCACGGCTCCGATACCGCCGGACCAGCTGGCGAATCTCATCGACGAGGCCAGCGAAAACAACATCAGCGTTGCCATTCTCACACAG GAAATCGTGGTGTACCTGGCTATGAGCATCAGGACTCAGCCCAGTCTGTTCAGCGAGATGTTCAGGCTGAGAATCGGTCTCATCATCCAGGTGATGGCCACCGAGCTGGCTCAGTCACTCGGCTGCTCAG GAGAGGAGGCCACAGAGACCCTGATGAGTCTGAGTCCGTCTGAACTGAAGAACCTGCTCCATCACATACTCAGCGGGAAGGAGTTCGGAGTGGAGCGCAGTG TTCGGGAGATGGATGCTGGCATCAGTCCTGCCATCTCCATCCATCATCTCGGGAATGTGGGAGCCACTAAAAGCGAGAGAGCCGGCATCAGCAAACTGAAGAGCGACATGAAAATG ctgGAGCAAAGGTTGTCTTTGACGGATCCGAGCAAG GTGGATCGCAGGTTATCCATGATGGACACACTTAAG AGGTTCCGGCTGCCGTCCATGGAATCCTTCGACATCCCGGACAAGATTCCGGTTGTTAAGGATACCAGACACGGTCAGTGGCTGCGTAGGAGGCGTCTGGACGGGGCGCTGAACCGAGTGCCCGTCGGCTTTTACCAGAAAGTCTGGAAGATCCTGCAGAAG TGCCACGGTCTGTCCATAGAGGGCTTTGTTCTTCCATCTTCAACCACCAGAGAG ATGACCCCAGGGGAGATAAAGTTCTCCGTCCATGTGGAGACCGTTCTGAACAGAGTCCCTCAGCCTGAGTACCGACAGCTGCTGGTGGAGGCCATCTTGGTCCTCACCATGCTGGCCGACGTGGACATCCAGAGCATCGGCTCTATAATCCACGTGGAGAAGATCGTCCACCTGGCCAACGACATGTTCGACAAGGACCAG AGGGACCTTGGAGCAGAGGAGCACATCCTGGAGAGGGAACCGTCCACAGGAATATGCAGGCTGCTGTATGACAGCGCCCCCAGCGGCCGCTTCGGGAGCATGACCTACCTCACAAAGGCTGTGGCGGTGTACGTGCAGGACTTCCTGCCCAGCGGCTCGTGTGCCGTACAGTGA
- the phka1a gene encoding phosphorylase b kinase regulatory subunit alpha, skeletal muscle isoform isoform X8 produces MRSRSNSGVKLDNYARIVQQTILRHQDPVTGLLPGSPDHPDAWVRDNVYSIVSVWALSLAYRKNADRDEDKAKAYELEQSVVKLMRGVLQCIMRQLDKVEKFKYSRSTSDSLHAKYNTKTCATVVGDDQWGHLQVDATSLFLLFLAQMTASGLHIIYTQDEVDVVQNLMFYIEAAYKVADYGMWERGDKTNQGITELNASSIGMAKAALEALDELNLFGAKGGPGSLVHALADDIQHCQSILTSMLPRASISKEVDAGVLAIISYPAFAVEDISIVNATKEEIISKLQGRYGCCRFLRDGHRTPKEDPNRLYYESAELKLFENIECEWPLFWTYLILDGIFINSPEQVQEYQEALEGILIKQKDGIRLLPELYSVPADKVEEEYMNPHTVERIPMGKLPLRWGQSLYILGNLLAEGFLAPGEIDPLNRRFSTIPKPDVVVQVSILAETEEIKELLFKQGIEVETVADIHPIHVQPSRVLSHIYARLGRNPRLGLTGRPYRRIGVLGTSKFYIIRNTMFTFTPQFIDHQQFYLALDNKMIVEMLRTEIAYLSCRWRMTGRPTVTFPVSQTMLTEDHSNLDPAVLATLKKLQDGYYGGARIQTGKLSEFLTTSCCAHLSFLDGKASGSMGRHDEEYDGDDDERYGDGYVHELHYDAEDDDLAQYLDHLLAHSAPKKPKRPMGGLSRFKAAATKTKEMVTLMNKAQDLNIQNVNMYLPSKLFRSPQPMLNLNLPDSPASPDAQGPEAGVTTQSGIPRDASGAIDYNALAQLLKDTQSLQDQADILYILYKDKGMDWDTGVHGKGSTVRSLLTDLYEKAGELKHWGLIRMISGMLRKKVEELDSACSDLLAHQKHLTIGLPPEPREKTITAPIPPDQLANLIDEASENNISVAILTQEIVVYLAMSIRTQPSLFSEMFRLRIGLIIQVMATELAQSLGCSGEEATETLMSLSPSELKNLLHHILSGKEFGVERSVREMDAGISPAISIHHLGNVGATKSERAGISKLKSDMKMVDRRLSMMDTLKTDRRVSLTDSVKLDHSVTSTLKGMQSPDVESIESGRFRLPSMESFDIPDKIPVVKDTRHGQWLRRRRLDGALNRVPVGFYQKVWKILQKCHGLSIEGFVLPSSTTREMTPGEIKFSVHVETVLNRVPQPEYRQLLVEAILVLTMLADVDIQSIGSIIHVEKIVHLANDMFDKDQRDLGAEEHILEREPSTGICRLLYDSAPSGRFGSMTYLTKAVAVYVQDFLPSGSCAVQ; encoded by the exons ATGAGAAGTCGGAGCAACTCGGGCGTTAAATTGGACAACTATGCCCGGATAGTGCAGCAGACTATCCTGCGGCACCAA GATCCGGTCACAGGCCTTCTCCCGGGAAGCCCAGATCATCCTGACGCCTGGGTCCGTGACAATGTTTACAGCATCGTGTCCGTGTGGGCGCTCAGTCTGGCCTACAGGAAGAACGCCGACCGGGACGAAGACAAAGCGAAGGCCTACGAGCTGGAGCAG AGTGTGGTGAAGCTAATGAGAGGCGTCCTGCAGTGCATAATGAGGCAG CTGGATAAGGTGGAGAAGTTTAAATACAGCCGGAGTACCTCAGACTCGCTCCACGCAAAGTACAACACCAAGACCTGCGCGACGGTGGTCGGGGACGATCAGTGGGGTCACCTGCAGGTCGACGCCACCTCGCTCTTCCTGCTGTTCCTCGCTCAGATGACTGCGTCCG GTCTTCATATCATCTACACCCAGGACGAAGTGGACGTAGTTCAGAATCTCATGTTCTACATTGAGGCGGCTTACAAAGTGGCC GATTATGGGATGTGGGAAAGAGGAGACAAAACCAACCAGGGCATCACCGAGCTGAACGCCAGCTCTATCGGCATGGCCAAG GCAGCTCTGGAGGCGCTGGATGAACTCAACCTGTTTGGAGCAAAGGGAGGACCGGGCTCTTTGGTCCACGCTCTGGCTGATGACATACAGCACTGCCAG TCCATCCTGACATCCATGTTACCCAGAGCGTCCATCTCTAAAGAAGTGGATGCCGGAGTGCTGGCCATCATCTCGTACCCCGCCTTTGCCGTTGAGGACATAAGTATAGTCAACGCGACCAAGGAGGAGATCATCTCCAAACTGCAG GGTCGATACGGCTGCTGCAGGTTTCTCAGAGATGGACACAGAACCCCCAAAGAG GATCCAAACAGACTGTATTACGAGTCCGCAGAGCTGAAGCTGTTTGAGAACATCGAGTGCGAGTGGCCTCTGTTCTGGACCTACCTCATACTGGATGGCATCTTTATCAACAGCCCTGAACAG GTGCAGGAGTACCAGGAGGCTCTGGAGGGAATCCTGATCAAACAGAAGGACGGGATACGACTGCTGCCGGAGCTCTACAGCGTCCCCGCAGACAAG GTGGAGGAGGAGTACATGAACCCTCACACCGTGGAGAGGATCCCGATGGGAAAATTACCCCTGAGGTGGGGACAGAGTCTGTACATCCTGGGAAACCTGTTAGCTGAG ggttttctggCGCCTGGAGAAATTGACCCTCTTAACCGGCGTTTCTCCACCATCCCCAAGCCTGACGTGGTCGTACAGG TGTCGATTCTGGCCGAGACGGAGGAGATCAAAGAGCTGCTGTTTAAGCAAGGGATAGAGGTGGAGACCGTGGCGGACATCCACCCCATCCATGTGCAGCCCTCCAGAGTCCTCAGCCATATCTACGCCAGACTCG gtCGTAACCCGAGGCTGGGTCTGACAGGACGCCCCTACAGGAGGATAGGAGTGCTGGGAACCTCCAAGTTCTACATCATCAGGAACACCAtgttcacattcacacctcAG TTCATTGACCATCAGCAGTTCTATTTGGCTCTGGATAATAAAATGATCGTGGAGATGCTGAGGACAGAAATCGCCTACCTCTCATGCAGATGGAGGATGACAGGAAGACCGACGGTCACTTTTCCCGTTTCACAGACGATGCTGA CTGAAGATCATTCAAACCTGGACCCTGCAGTTCTGGCAACACTCAAGAAATTACAGGATGGGTATTACGGAGGAGCAAG GATCCAGACGGGGAAGCTGTCGGAGTTCCTGACCACTTCTTGCTGTGCTCACCTCAGCTTCCTGGACGGTAAGGCTTCTGGCAGCATGGGTCGCCACGACGAAGAgtatgatggtgatgatgatgagcgTTACGGCGATGGATACGTGCATGAGTTGCATTATGATGCTG AGGATGACGACCTCGCGCAGTACCTTGACCACCTGTTGGCCCACTCTGCCCCCAAGAAGCCCAAGCGTCCAATGGGAGGTCTCAGCAGGTTCAAGGCTGCGGCCACCAAAACCAAAGAGATGGTGACTCTGATGAACAAAGCTCAGGACCTCAACATACAAA atGTCAACATGTACCTGCCGAGCAAATTGTTTCGTTCTCCTCAGCCAATGCTCAACCTGAATCTTCCAGACTCCCCTGCATCACCAGACGCCCAG GGTCCTGAGGCGGGGGTCACAACGCAGAGCGGCATTCCCAGAGACGCCAGCGGAGCCATCGACTACAACGCTTTGGCCCAGCTGCTGAAAGACACGCAGTCTCTGCAGGACCAGGCCGATATACTTTACATCCTCTACAAAGACAA GGGTATGGACTGGGACACGGGCGTGCACGGTAAAGGCTCCACTGTGAGGTCTCTGCTGACCGATCTTTATGAGAAGGCAGGTGAACTGAAACACTGGGGTCTCATCAGGATGATCTCCGGCATGCTGAGGAAGAAGGTGGAGGAGCTCGACTCG GCCTGCTCTGATTTGCTGGCCCACCAGAAGCACCTGACGATCGGACTCCCTCCTGAGCCGAGAGAGAAAACCATCACGGCTCCGATACCGCCGGACCAGCTGGCGAATCTCATCGACGAGGCCAGCGAAAACAACATCAGCGTTGCCATTCTCACACAG GAAATCGTGGTGTACCTGGCTATGAGCATCAGGACTCAGCCCAGTCTGTTCAGCGAGATGTTCAGGCTGAGAATCGGTCTCATCATCCAGGTGATGGCCACCGAGCTGGCTCAGTCACTCGGCTGCTCAG GAGAGGAGGCCACAGAGACCCTGATGAGTCTGAGTCCGTCTGAACTGAAGAACCTGCTCCATCACATACTCAGCGGGAAGGAGTTCGGAGTGGAGCGCAGTG TTCGGGAGATGGATGCTGGCATCAGTCCTGCCATCTCCATCCATCATCTCGGGAATGTGGGAGCCACTAAAAGCGAGAGAGCCGGCATCAGCAAACTGAAGAGCGACATGAAAATG GTGGATCGCAGGTTATCCATGATGGACACACTTAAG ACAGACCGCAGGGTGTCTTTGACCGACTCAGTTAAG CTCGACCACTCTGTGACGTCCACCCTGAAG GGCATGCAGTCACCGGACGTAGAAAGCATCGAGTCTGGG AGGTTCCGGCTGCCGTCCATGGAATCCTTCGACATCCCGGACAAGATTCCGGTTGTTAAGGATACCAGACACGGTCAGTGGCTGCGTAGGAGGCGTCTGGACGGGGCGCTGAACCGAGTGCCCGTCGGCTTTTACCAGAAAGTCTGGAAGATCCTGCAGAAG TGCCACGGTCTGTCCATAGAGGGCTTTGTTCTTCCATCTTCAACCACCAGAGAG ATGACCCCAGGGGAGATAAAGTTCTCCGTCCATGTGGAGACCGTTCTGAACAGAGTCCCTCAGCCTGAGTACCGACAGCTGCTGGTGGAGGCCATCTTGGTCCTCACCATGCTGGCCGACGTGGACATCCAGAGCATCGGCTCTATAATCCACGTGGAGAAGATCGTCCACCTGGCCAACGACATGTTCGACAAGGACCAG AGGGACCTTGGAGCAGAGGAGCACATCCTGGAGAGGGAACCGTCCACAGGAATATGCAGGCTGCTGTATGACAGCGCCCCCAGCGGCCGCTTCGGGAGCATGACCTACCTCACAAAGGCTGTGGCGGTGTACGTGCAGGACTTCCTGCCCAGCGGCTCGTGTGCCGTACAGTGA